CACCTGCGCGAGGCAGAACGGCGGTATCACTTCCCGCAGGACGTAGCGACCGAGGATGCCAAACATTTGCTGACCCGGATCCGTGACGCCGGCCGCGCGTGTTCGCGGCAGCGCCTCATCCGATCCTATCGGTCGCGCGGCGTGCTCGCCAACCGCACCGGATCGTGGGTCCGATAAGGGGTCTTATGTTAACGTGCGACCCTCGGGCGCCCCCCGGCGGCCCGTTTCTGCACGCCGGCCGCCACGACCTCAGTCGCCGGAGTCCTGGTCCGGACGGGCATCCGAGCGGCGCAGGTCGTCGAGGATGCCCTCGAGCGCCGCGATCAGTTGATCCCGCGGCACGTTCGTCTTGCGGAATGCCAGGCGCAGACTGAACGTCCGGTTCGGCGGCGCGTACCGGTACACGAACGGCTTGGCCCGTCCCGTCCCGCGGCGGCTCGCCGCCGTCTCCCGTGCGCGTTGCCGCGTCGCATCGCCGTCGCGCGTGATCTGCTCGATGAAGGCGAGCATCGCCTCCGGGCTGCGCTGCCGGACGATTTCGAGCAGGACCGACTTCGACGTGATGTCGGCGAGTCGGCACAACCGCTGCACCTCCTCCGGCATCGTGTTGAGGCTCAGGGTCTCGGTGACCGACGTGCGGGACTTGCCGAGCCGCTTCGCAAGCTGCTCGTGCGTGTAGGCGAAGCGCTCGACCAGAGCCCGGAGCGCCTCGGCTTCCTCGAATGCGGTCAGCGTCTTGCGCTGGACGTTCTCGATGAGCGCGAGCTCGATGCTTTCGGACTCGTCCGCGGGACGTACGACCACCGGGAGCTCGGTCAGGCCGATCTGCACGGCCGCCTGGTACCGTCGTTCTCCGGCGATGATGCCGTAGCGTTCGCCCCGCGGCCGCACGATCAACGGTTCGAGGATTCCCTTCTCGACGATGGAGGCCTTCAGCTCCGTCAGATCGCCCATCACCTGGCGCGGCTGGTCCGGATTGGGGTCGACGCGGTCGATGGGCACCATGCGGCCGATCGGCTTGCCCGACGACGCGGAGAGGGTCTCCACGTAGTGTGCCTCGTGGCGCATTCGTACGGTTTCGGGCAGTCCCCGCTTAGACACGGTCCATGACCTCCTCGCACAGACTGTAGTAGTCCGCCGCACCGGTCGAGTTGGGCGCGAACGTGAAGATGGACTCGCGGTAGGCGGGCCCCTCCTCCAGCCGCACGTTCTTGGAGATCACGGTCCGGAAGACCTTGGCGCCGAACGCCTCGCGGATGCGGTGCTGGATGTCGCGTCCGAGCGAGGTCCTTCGGTCGTGCATCGTGATCAGCACGCCGAGGATGTCGAGCCCCGGGTTGGCCCGGGACTGCACGCGCTGCACCGTCTCCAGCAGATCGTCGGTGCCCTCGAGGGCGAAGTACGACGACTGGATGGGAATGAGCAGATGGGTCGCGGCGACCAGGGCGTTGACGGTGAGCAGGCCGAGCGCCGGCGGGCAGTCGATGACGACGTACGAGAAGCGCTCCCCCAGGGCGTCCAGACGCTCCTTGAGACGGAAGTGGGCGTCCAGCTCCCCCACCAGGCGCGCTTCGAGCTTCGCCAGGGCGATTCGGGCGGGCGCTATCCACAGGTTGTCCTGCGGCGAGGGGCGGATCACGTCCGACAGGGCGCAGCCGTCGTCGACCATCGTCTCGTACACGGAGCGGAAGGCCGCGTCGCGCTGCACGAAGGAGATCGTGCTGTTCCCCTGGGGGTCGAGATCGATGAGGAGGGTGGACTTGCCGCGCAGTGCGAGTGCGGAGGCCAGGTTGATGGCCGTGGTGGTCTTGCCGACGCCGCCCTTCTGATTGGCGATCGCAACAATCATCTGAACGCCGTCGAAGGAGAAGGACAGTGACGGTGCAACGCGGGCGGAACCGGAGCCCCTTGACGCCGCCGGAATGCGGGCATTCTAGGAACGACCCACCGGCATGTCAAGGCGGCGCACGCGGTGCTCTGCGAACAAGGCCCGCGCAATCAGCAGGTTGCGGAAGATGTCGGCCGGCCGACAGCGCGCGGTTGGCGGCCTGACGCTACATCTTGTACTTGCCCAGCTCCTCGGGGTCCAGGTTCTCCAGCCACTTGGCCAGGCGCTCGGAGTCGGCCTTGTCGGGGGCGAAGTCCAGGTTCTTCGCGTTCCTGACGACGACGTCCTCCACGTAGATCGGCGCGCTCACGCGCAGGGCCAGCGCGATCGCGTCGCTGGGGCGGGCATCGACGGCGACCGTCTCGCCCCGGACGCGGACGTGGATGAGGGCGTAGAAGGTGTTCTCCTTCAGATCGCACACGACGATCTTCTCCACTGTTCCGTTCAGATCGCTGATGAGGTTGCGCAGCAGGTCGTGGGTCATGGGCCGCGGTGTGGTCACGTTCTCGATCTGCAGGGCGATCGCATTGGCCTCGAAGATTCCGACCCAGATCGGAAGGACGTGCTCGCCGCCCTCGTCGCGGAGGATGACGATCGGCATGTTCGTGATCGGGTCGACCATCAGTCCCTTGATCGTCATCTCGATTTGCATCGACCCACCCCATCCCCGCTCGTTTGCGGCTCGACCGCCGGGGACAGAGTGCCCCAGAGGCTGTTCGGTCCGGCACGTTCGATCCGGACGTCGAGCAGGCGGCCGATGCAGGTCGGATCGCCCGGAAAGTTCACGATCGTGTTGCCGCTCGTGCGACCGGCGAACTCGCCGTCACGGCGTCGGCTGGGCGCGTCGGCCAGCACCGTGACGGTGCGCCCGACCGCCGCCGCGTGCAGCTCCCGCTGAATCCCCTGCTGCAGCGCCTGCAACGCGGCGAGTCGGCCCGCCTTCTCGGCCTCCGGCACGTCGTCCGGCATCCGCGCGCGCGCCAGGGTGTTCGGCCGCTCGGAGTACTTGAACGAGAACATGCTGTGGTAACGCACGGCTTCCGTCAGGCTCAGGGTCTGCTCGAAGTCCTCGGCGGTCTCCCCCGGGAACCCGACAATCATATCGGTCGACAGCGCGATGTCCGTTACCGCCGCCCGGATCTCGTCGACCTGCGCGAGATAGCGCTCGCGTGTGTGCCGCCGCCGCATCCGTCCGAGTACGCGCGTCGAACCGGACTGCACCGGCAGGTGGAGATGCTTGCACACCTTCGGCAGATCTCGAAGCGCCTCGATCATGCGCCGCGTCACGTGCCTCGGGTGCGGGCTCGCGAACCGGATGCGCTCGACGCCGGCGATTTCGTGGACGCGCTCGAGCAGTCCGGCGAAGTCGCAGTCCGGCGCATCGGGCGCCCGGTAGTGATTGACGATCTGGCCGAGTAGATGCACCTCGCGATGCCCGGCGGCGGCGGCCGCCGAGACCTCGCCCAGGATTTCCGCCACCGGCCGCATGCGTTCACGGCCTCGGGTATAGGGCACCACGCAGAAGGCGCAGAAGTCGTTGCAGCCCTCGATGACCGTCACGTAGGCCTTGACCGGATCGTCGCGGACCGCTACGCCGAGGGGAAACGAGACGTTGTCGTACGGACTGGTGTCGACCTGGGGACGGCGCGTCCGCTCGGCCTCCTCGATGGCCTGGGGAAGCATCGTCAGCGCCTGGGTCCCTATGACAACGTCCACCACCGGCGCGCGATCGACGATGCGCGATCCCTCCTGCTGCGCCACGCAGCCGGTCACCGCTACGAGGGGGCGCTCGTCGCGCGCGCGGTGCCGATACCGGTCGAGGCGCGCGAAGAGCTTCTCCGCCGCCCGTTCCCGCACGCTGCAGGTGTTGACGACGACGAGGGCCGGCTCCTCCTCCCCCGCCGCCGGCTCGTAGCCCGCCTGTTGCAGCAGACCGGCCAGCCGCTCGCTGTCGTGCACGTTCATCTGGCAGCCGAACGTCTCGACCGCGTACGTCCTTCCCATCGTGCTCACTCCCGACTCGTCCGGGGCGTCTCTTCCCGCACCGCGGGCAGCGCCGCCCTCGTCGACGCAGCGTGTCTGGAATCGAGCAGCTCGGACGCGCTCGCGAGGGCGGCCGAGCTACCGGATCCGGTCATGAGGCGCGCCAGCTCGGCGATCCGCCCGTCCGGGCTCAGCCGCTCGACCGCCGTTCTGGTCCGTCCCTCGCTCACGCACTTCGAGACGCCGAAATGGGCCGTCGCGTAGGCCGCCAACTGCGGTGCGTGCGTTACGCACAGGACCTGGTAGCGGTCGCCGAGCGCGCGAAGGCGCTCCCCTACCCGATCGGCCGCCCGCCCGCCGATTCCGGCGTCGATTTCATCGAAGACGAGGGTCTTGCCCGCGGTGTCGGTCGCAACCAGCGTCTTGAGGGCCAGCATCACGCGCGAGAGCTCTCCCCCCGAGGCGACCCGTGCGAGGGGCCGGGCGTCCTCGCCGGGGTTGGCGGACAGGAAGAGCTCCACCCGGTCGGTGCCGCGCTGGCCCCAGCGCTCTGCCGGAAGTCCGGTCTCGACGACGACGTCCACACGTCCGTTCGGCATGGCCAGTTGCCGGAGCTCCGCTTCGAGCGCCGGGGCCAGCGACCGCGCCTGCGTCACCCGCCGGGTCGACAGCGCTCGGGCGGCACCGAGATACGCGGCCCGCGCGGCGACCGCTTCCGACTCCAGCGCCGCCCGACGCGTCTCATCGTCGGTGCAGCGCCGGATCT
Above is a window of Acidobacteriota bacterium DNA encoding:
- a CDS encoding bifunctional nuclease family protein; amino-acid sequence: MQIEMTIKGLMVDPITNMPIVILRDEGGEHVLPIWVGIFEANAIALQIENVTTPRPMTHDLLRNLISDLNGTVEKIVVCDLKENTFYALIHVRVRGETVAVDARPSDAIALALRVSAPIYVEDVVVRNAKNLDFAPDKADSERLAKWLENLDPEELGKYKM
- the miaB gene encoding tRNA (N6-isopentenyl adenosine(37)-C2)-methylthiotransferase MiaB → MGRTYAVETFGCQMNVHDSERLAGLLQQAGYEPAAGEEEPALVVVNTCSVRERAAEKLFARLDRYRHRARDERPLVAVTGCVAQQEGSRIVDRAPVVDVVIGTQALTMLPQAIEEAERTRRPQVDTSPYDNVSFPLGVAVRDDPVKAYVTVIEGCNDFCAFCVVPYTRGRERMRPVAEILGEVSAAAAAGHREVHLLGQIVNHYRAPDAPDCDFAGLLERVHEIAGVERIRFASPHPRHVTRRMIEALRDLPKVCKHLHLPVQSGSTRVLGRMRRRHTRERYLAQVDEIRAAVTDIALSTDMIVGFPGETAEDFEQTLSLTEAVRYHSMFSFKYSERPNTLARARMPDDVPEAEKAGRLAALQALQQGIQRELHAAAVGRTVTVLADAPSRRRDGEFAGRTSGNTIVNFPGDPTCIGRLLDVRIERAGPNSLWGTLSPAVEPQTSGDGVGRCKSR
- a CDS encoding ParB/RepB/Spo0J family partition protein — translated: MRHEAHYVETLSASSGKPIGRMVPIDRVDPNPDQPRQVMGDLTELKASIVEKGILEPLIVRPRGERYGIIAGERRYQAAVQIGLTELPVVVRPADESESIELALIENVQRKTLTAFEEAEALRALVERFAYTHEQLAKRLGKSRTSVTETLSLNTMPEEVQRLCRLADITSKSVLLEIVRQRSPEAMLAFIEQITRDGDATRQRARETAASRRGTGRAKPFVYRYAPPNRTFSLRLAFRKTNVPRDQLIAALEGILDDLRRSDARPDQDSGD
- a CDS encoding ParA family protein, producing MIVAIANQKGGVGKTTTAINLASALALRGKSTLLIDLDPQGNSTISFVQRDAAFRSVYETMVDDGCALSDVIRPSPQDNLWIAPARIALAKLEARLVGELDAHFRLKERLDALGERFSYVVIDCPPALGLLTVNALVAATHLLIPIQSSYFALEGTDDLLETVQRVQSRANPGLDILGVLITMHDRRTSLGRDIQHRIREAFGAKVFRTVISKNVRLEEGPAYRESIFTFAPNSTGAADYYSLCEEVMDRV